A part of Tigriopus californicus strain San Diego chromosome 10, Tcal_SD_v2.1, whole genome shotgun sequence genomic DNA contains:
- the LOC131889456 gene encoding mitochondrial protein C2orf69-like, with protein sequence MTSTVVKNLLGHSILKWGGLSNMNTIRYQVKTLRVAEDIANEVLYVPPMEAEGDPKMLIYFGGDVQDFRDHMIKHRDNHKYQDWCLEATSQLLSKSSPGSHILIIKPSVLELGTFSCYHNFVESNKFGAPTHSMETTKAWHHLRSLLLSLQSQTLGEKHWDQIPKTLVGFSKGTVVLNQLLIELAQLSKAQPSLDMFANSVEKWCWLDGGHSGGKLTWITQKDYLEHMVLRKYKVEVRVTPYQVNDGLRPWIKQEEKRFSGFLGRSGLTFRRAKYFEEEAPSIANHFRILHTLVDEPL encoded by the coding sequence CGTGGTGAAAAACCTCCTTGGACACTCAATCCTAAAGTGGGGTGGTTTATCCAATATGAATACCATTCGATACCAAGTCAAGACGTTGAGAGTGGCAGAAGATATAGCCAATGAGGTCTTGTATGTGCCACCCATGGAAGCTGAAGGTGATCCGAAGATGTTGATTTACTTTGGCGGCGATGTTCAAGACTTCCGGGACCACATGATCAAACATAGAGACAATCACAAATACCAGGATTGGTGTTTAGAAGCGACCAGTCAACTTCTGTCCAAGTCATCGCCCGGAAGCCACATCCTTATCATCAAACCCTCCGTATTGGAGTTGGGCACGTTCAGTTGCTACCACAACTTTGTCGAGTCCAACAAGTTTGGCGCGCCCACACACTCCATGGAGACCACCAAGGCTTGGCATCATTTACGATCCCTACTCTTGTCCCTTCAAAGCCAGACCCTGGGCGAGAAACATTGGGATCAAATCCCCAAGACCCTGGTGGGATTTAGTAAAGGGACCGTGGTCCTGAACCAGCTCCTGATCGAGTTGGCTCAACTGTCCAAGGCTCAACCATCGCTCGATATGTTCGCCAACTCTGTGGAAAAATGGTGCTGGCTGGACGGAGGTCATTCAGGCGGGAAATTGACCTGGATCACCCAAAAGGACTATCTAGAGCACATGGTCTTGCGCAAATACAAAGTCGAGGTCCGAGTCACGCCCTACCAGGTGAACGATGGTCTCCGTCCGTGGattaaacaagaagaaaaacggTTCTCCGGATTCCTGGGCAGATCAGGCCTGACATTTAGACGAGCCAAATACTTCGAAGAGGAAGCGCCCAGCATAGCGAATCACTTCCGTATCTTGCACACACTGGTCGACGAACCTCTATAA
- the LOC131889455 gene encoding zinc transporter foi-like, producing the protein MFLRVAQTSVIWILAFHMVRSNETLAVNQSSASDHDHVTHIHEDDAIDCPPGEEPIYRAISHAWSCIISLSEDTHEGGHSHDHDHHEDEEQQHAVDLKVWLVSSGAIFVISLCGIFGVLVIPIMQRVFYQHLLQFLVALAIGTLAGDALLHLLPHALMQGMDLTHGQHEAFHQASVWRGFAALMALFVFFLFEKAVNHVGEWRERSAAAVKNLEKKVRVVRTGHRASEAAVGERVCKHKYSAYCVQDIESHPGSSDHTKENEASQVDGNECPLSNNSSDHNPELQCFIAEPSVQNQPKSNHNHNHHDHDHDQHQHHHLQQQRSSQSSQSHLPHHIPERTISRNSNFETVFVREHEHKHHGHSHAHSHLTSKPDSISSVAWMVIFGDGIHNLADGLAIGAAFSESYLSGFSTTIAVLCHELPHEIGDFALLLKAGMTVKQAIFYNVLSSVLAFMGMISGLLLGGNLESLTTWIFCATAGIFLYVALVDMMPELNSGHGHPISSDAQKSRLMEILLQLLGMSTGVAIMLVIALYEHDLKAIFKGEDHH; encoded by the exons ATGTTCCTCCGAGTAGCTCAGACGAGCGTGATTTGGATCCTGGCCTTCCATATGGTTAGAAGCAATGAGACATTGGCCGTGAATCAATCATCGGCCTCTGACCACGACCACGTGACCCATATCCACGAGGATGATGCCATCGACTGTCCTCCAGGCGAGGAACCCATCTACAGGGCAATAAGTCACGCCTGGAGTTGTATTATCAGTCTATCCGAGGACACTCACGAAGGTGGTCATTCCCATGACCACGATCACCATGAGGACGAAGAACAGCAACACGCTGTCGATTTGAAAGTGTGGCTGGTGTCGTCGGGTGCCATTTTTGTGATCTCATTGTGCGGCATTTTTGGGGTCCTAGTCATTCCCATCATGCAACGCGTGTTCTACCAACATTTGCTCCAGTTTTTGGTGGCCCTCGCCATCGGAACCCTAGCAGGCGATGCGCTGCTTCATCTTCTTCCGCATGCTCTCATGCAAGGCATGGACCTCACTCATGGCCAACATGAGGCGTTTCATCAGGCCTCGGTGTGGCGAGGCTTTGCCGCATTGATGGCCTTGTTCGTGTTCTTCCTCTTCGAGAAGGCCGTCAACCACGTGGGTGAGTGGCGCGAGCGAAGTGCGGCCGCGGTCAAAAACCTGGAAAAGAAGGTCCGGGTGGTTCGAACGGGACATCGAGCTAGTGAAGCCGCAGTGGGCGAGCGAGTGTGTAAGCACAAGTACAGTGCCTACTGTGTCCAAGATATCGAATCTCATCCAGGGTCCTCAGACCACACCAAAGAGAACGAGGCTTCCCAAGTGGATGGGAACGAGTGCCCCTTGTCCAATAACAGTTCCGACCACAATCCGGAGTTGCAGTGTTTCATTGCTGAGCCATCCGTCCAAAATCAACCAAAGAGTAACCATAATCACAACCATCATGACCATGACCACGACCagcaccagcaccaccacctccaACAACAACGGTCCTCTCAGTCCTCTCAGTCACATCTTCCCCACCATATCCCTGAGAGGACCATCTCTAGAAATTCCAATTTCGAGACGGTGTTTGTTCGGGAACACGAGCACAAACACCACGGGCACAGTCACGCCCACTCTCACCTGACTTCCAAACCGGATTCCATTTCATCTGTGG CTTGGATGGTGATATTTGGTGATGGTATCCACAATCTTGCCGATGGATTGGCCATTGGTGCGGCGTTTTCGGAAAGTTATCTCTCCGGGTTCTCGACCACGATCGCCGTTCTATGCCATGAACTTCCCCATGAAATAGGCGACTTTGCCCTACTTCTCAAGGCCGGGATGACCGTCAAACAGGCCATCTTCTACAATGTTCTGAG CTCCGTTCTGGCATTTATGGGAATGATATCCGGATTGCTCTTGGGTGGCAATCTCGAGTCTTTGACAACTTGGATCTTTTGCGCCACCGCCGGAATATTCCTCTATGTGGCCTTGGTAGACATGATGCCCGAGCTGAACTCCGGTCATGGTCACCCGATCTCGAGTGATGCCCAAAAGAGCCGTTTGATGGAGATTCTTCTTCAATTGTTGGGTATGAGTACAGGCGTGGCAATCATGTTGGTGATTGCGCTCTACGAACACGATCTGAAGGCTATATTCAAGGGTGAAGACCATCATTGA